A region of Streptomyces sp. R44 DNA encodes the following proteins:
- a CDS encoding aromatase/cyclase, which translates to MTTREVEHEITVTAPARAVYRLIAEVENWPRIFPPTLYVDHVERGEREERIRIWATANGAPKNWTSRRTLDPETLTITFRQEVSTPPVAAMGGTWIIEPLSATESRIRLLHDYRAIDDDPEGLKWIDEAVDRNSRSELAALKTNVELAHASEEITFSFEDTVRVDGSAKDVYDFVNEANLWPERLPHVATVRFEEETPGLQSLEMDTRAKDGSTHTTKSYRVTFPHHRIAYKQITLPALMTLHTGYWTFTEEADGGVSASSQHTVVLNTANIERILGADATVADARDYVRTALSTNSRATLGYAKEYAEAKARTEGKA; encoded by the coding sequence ATGACGACCCGTGAGGTCGAGCACGAGATCACCGTCACGGCCCCGGCCCGGGCCGTGTACCGGCTGATCGCCGAGGTGGAGAACTGGCCGCGGATCTTCCCGCCCACCCTCTACGTCGACCACGTCGAGCGCGGCGAGCGGGAGGAGCGCATCCGGATCTGGGCGACCGCCAACGGCGCCCCGAAGAACTGGACGTCCCGGCGGACCCTGGACCCGGAGACCCTGACGATCACCTTCCGCCAGGAGGTCTCCACCCCGCCCGTCGCCGCCATGGGCGGCACCTGGATCATCGAGCCGCTCTCCGCGACCGAGTCCCGGATCCGGCTGCTCCACGACTACCGGGCGATCGACGACGACCCCGAGGGCCTGAAGTGGATCGACGAGGCCGTCGACCGCAACTCGCGCTCCGAACTCGCCGCCCTCAAGACCAACGTCGAACTGGCCCACGCCTCCGAGGAGATCACCTTCTCCTTCGAGGACACCGTGCGGGTCGACGGCTCCGCCAAGGACGTCTACGACTTCGTGAACGAGGCGAACCTCTGGCCGGAGCGGCTGCCGCACGTGGCCACGGTCCGCTTCGAGGAGGAGACCCCCGGGCTGCAGAGCCTGGAGATGGACACCCGGGCCAAGGACGGCTCCACCCACACCACGAAGTCGTACCGGGTGACCTTCCCGCACCACAGGATCGCCTACAAGCAGATCACCCTGCCGGCCCTGATGACCCTGCACACGGGCTACTGGACGTTCACGGAGGAGGCCGACGGCGGCGTCTCCGCCTCCTCCCAGCACACGGTCGTCCTCAACACGGCGAACATCGAGCGGATCCTCGGTGCCGACGCCACCGTCGCCGACGCCCGCGACTACGTGCGCACCGCGCTCAGCACCAACAGCCGGGCCACCCTCGGGTACGCCAAGGAGTACGCCGAGGCCAAGGCCCGTACCGAGGGCAAGGCCTGA
- a CDS encoding ketosynthase chain-length factor: MSASVVVTGLGVAAPNGLGREDFWASTLGGKSGIGRLTRFDPSGYPARLAGEVPGFAAEEHLPSRLLPQTDRMTRLALVAADWALADAGVSPEEQAEFDMGVVTASSSGGFEFGQGELQKLWSQGSQYVSAYQSFAWFYAVNSGQISIRNGMKGPSGVVVSDQAGGLDAVAQARRQIRKGTRLIVSGGVDASLCPWGWVAQLSSERLSTSEEPARAYVPFDREARGHVPGEGGAILVMEAAEAARERGARIYGEIAGYGSTFDPRPGSGREPGLRKAIELALADAELTPADVDVVFADAAAVPELDRAEAEAINGVFGAGAVPVTAPKTMTGRLYSGAAALDLAAAFLAIDDGVIPPTVNVDPVAEYGLDLVLDRPRTAEVRTALVLARGHGGFNSAMVVRAAA, from the coding sequence ATGAGCGCCTCCGTGGTGGTGACCGGTCTGGGCGTCGCCGCGCCCAACGGCCTGGGCCGTGAGGACTTCTGGGCCTCGACCCTCGGCGGCAAGAGCGGCATCGGCCGGCTCACCCGCTTCGACCCCTCCGGCTATCCGGCGCGGCTCGCCGGTGAGGTGCCCGGCTTCGCCGCAGAGGAGCACCTGCCGAGCCGGCTGCTGCCGCAGACCGACCGGATGACCCGGCTCGCGCTCGTCGCCGCGGACTGGGCGCTCGCCGACGCGGGCGTCAGCCCCGAGGAGCAGGCCGAGTTCGACATGGGCGTGGTGACGGCCAGCTCCTCCGGCGGCTTCGAGTTCGGCCAGGGCGAGCTGCAGAAGCTGTGGAGCCAGGGCAGCCAGTACGTCAGCGCGTACCAGTCCTTCGCCTGGTTCTACGCGGTCAACAGCGGCCAGATATCCATCCGCAACGGCATGAAGGGCCCCAGCGGCGTCGTCGTCAGCGACCAGGCCGGCGGTCTCGACGCCGTGGCGCAGGCCCGCCGCCAGATCCGCAAGGGCACCCGGCTGATCGTCTCCGGCGGTGTGGACGCCTCCCTCTGCCCCTGGGGCTGGGTGGCGCAGCTGTCGTCGGAGCGGCTCAGCACGAGCGAGGAGCCGGCCCGGGCGTACGTGCCCTTCGACCGTGAGGCCCGCGGCCACGTGCCCGGCGAGGGCGGTGCGATCCTCGTCATGGAGGCCGCCGAGGCGGCCCGGGAGCGCGGGGCCCGGATCTACGGCGAGATCGCGGGATACGGCTCCACCTTCGACCCCCGGCCCGGCAGCGGCCGCGAGCCCGGCCTGCGCAAGGCGATCGAACTCGCCCTCGCCGACGCGGAACTGACCCCGGCCGACGTCGACGTCGTCTTCGCGGACGCCGCCGCCGTCCCCGAGCTCGACCGCGCCGAGGCCGAGGCGATCAACGGCGTCTTCGGCGCCGGGGCCGTCCCGGTCACCGCGCCCAAGACGATGACCGGCCGCCTCTACTCGGGCGCCGCCGCGCTCGACCTCGCCGCCGCGTTCCTCGCGATCGACGATGGCGTGATCCCGCCCACCGTGAACGTCGACCCGGTGGCCGAGTACGGCCTCGACCTGGTCCTCGACCGTCCCCGTACCGCCGAGGTGCGCACCGCCCTGGTGCTCGCCCGCGGCCACGGCGGCTTCAACTCCGCGATGGTCGTCCGCGCCGCGGCCTGA
- a CDS encoding acyl carrier protein yields MSTQPFTLDDLKRILREGAGADEGVDLDGDILDSHFETLGYESLALLETGSRIEREYAITLDDDVLSDADTPRALIEAVNAHLSAVAAS; encoded by the coding sequence ATGAGCACCCAGCCCTTCACCCTCGACGACCTCAAGCGGATCCTGCGCGAGGGCGCCGGCGCCGACGAGGGCGTGGACCTCGACGGCGACATCCTCGACAGCCACTTCGAGACCCTCGGCTACGAGTCGCTCGCCCTCCTGGAGACGGGCAGCCGCATCGAGCGCGAGTACGCCATCACCCTCGACGACGACGTGCTGTCCGACGCCGACACCCCGCGCGCCCTGATCGAGGCCGTCAACGCCCATCTGTCGGCCGTCGCCGCCTCCTGA
- the fabG gene encoding 3-oxoacyl-ACP reductase FabG: MSQQEKRVALVTGATSGIGLAVARLLAAQNHRVFLGARSAQNVAATVKQLQDEGYEVDGTTLDVRSGEDVQAFVQAAVDRFGTVDVLVNNAGRSGGGVTADIADELWHDVIDTNLNSVFRLTREALTTGGMREKSRGRIINIASTAGKQGVVLGAPYSASKHGVVGFTKALGNELAPTGITVNAVCPGYVETPMAQRVRQGYAAAYDTSEDAILEKFQSKIPLGRYSTPEEVAGLVGYLASDTAASITSQALNVCGGLGNF, from the coding sequence ATGTCCCAGCAGGAGAAGAGGGTCGCCCTCGTCACCGGAGCCACCAGCGGCATCGGCCTCGCCGTCGCCCGGCTCCTCGCGGCCCAGAACCACCGGGTCTTCCTCGGCGCCCGCAGCGCGCAGAACGTCGCCGCCACCGTCAAGCAGCTCCAGGACGAGGGGTACGAGGTCGACGGCACGACCCTCGACGTGCGCTCCGGCGAGGACGTCCAGGCCTTCGTCCAGGCCGCCGTCGACCGCTTCGGCACCGTCGACGTCCTGGTGAACAACGCCGGCCGCAGCGGCGGCGGAGTCACCGCCGACATCGCCGACGAGCTGTGGCACGACGTCATCGACACCAACCTCAACAGCGTCTTCCGGCTCACCCGCGAGGCGCTGACCACCGGCGGGATGCGCGAGAAGTCCCGCGGCCGGATCATCAACATCGCCTCCACCGCCGGCAAGCAGGGCGTCGTCCTCGGCGCCCCCTACTCGGCCTCCAAGCACGGCGTCGTCGGCTTCACCAAGGCCCTCGGCAACGAGCTCGCCCCGACCGGCATCACCGTCAACGCGGTCTGCCCCGGCTATGTCGAGACGCCGATGGCCCAGCGCGTCCGCCAGGGCTACGCCGCCGCGTACGACACCTCCGAGGACGCCATCCTCGAGAAGTTCCAGTCGAAGATCCCCCTCGGCCGCTACTCCACGCCCGAGGAGGTCGCCGGCCTCGTCGGCTACCTGGCCTCGGACACCGCCGCCTCCATCACCTCGCAGGCGCTCAACGTCTGCGGCGGCCTCGGCAACTTCTGA
- a CDS encoding beta-ketoacyl synthase: protein MTARRVVITGIEVLAPGGTGAKAFWELLSEGRTATRGITFFDPAPFRSRVAAEIDFDPAAHGLTPQEVRRMDRAAQFAVVAARGAVADSGIDLAAHDPYRVGVTVGSAVGATMGLDEEYRIVSDGGRLDLVDHEYAVPHLYNYLVPSSFSAEVAWAVGAEGPNTVVSTGCTSGLDSVGYAVELIREGSADVMIAGSSDAPISPITMACFDAIKATTPRYDDPAHASRPFDGTRNGFVLGEGAAVFVLEELESARRRGAHIYAEIAGYATRSNAYHMTGLRPDGAEMAEAIRVALGEARMNPTEIDYINAHGSGTKQNDRHETAAFKKSLGDHAYRTPVSSIKSMVGHSLGAIGSIEIAASALAMEHHVVPPTANLHTPDPECDLDYVPLVAREQLTDAVLTVGSGFGGFQSAMVLARPERKTA from the coding sequence GTGACCGCGCGACGCGTCGTCATCACCGGCATCGAGGTGCTCGCCCCCGGCGGCACCGGTGCCAAGGCCTTCTGGGAACTGCTCAGCGAGGGCCGTACGGCGACCCGGGGCATCACCTTCTTCGACCCGGCACCGTTCCGCTCCCGGGTCGCCGCCGAGATCGACTTCGACCCGGCGGCCCACGGCCTGACCCCGCAGGAGGTCCGCCGCATGGACCGGGCCGCCCAGTTCGCGGTGGTCGCCGCACGCGGCGCCGTCGCCGACAGCGGCATCGACCTCGCCGCCCACGACCCGTACCGCGTCGGCGTCACCGTCGGCAGCGCGGTCGGCGCGACCATGGGCCTCGACGAGGAGTACCGGATCGTCAGCGACGGCGGCCGGCTCGACCTCGTCGACCACGAGTACGCGGTGCCGCACCTCTACAACTACCTGGTGCCGAGCTCCTTCTCGGCCGAGGTCGCCTGGGCCGTCGGCGCCGAGGGCCCCAACACCGTGGTCTCCACCGGCTGCACCTCCGGCCTCGACTCCGTCGGCTACGCCGTCGAGCTGATCCGCGAGGGCTCCGCCGACGTCATGATCGCGGGCTCCTCCGACGCCCCGATCTCCCCGATCACGATGGCCTGCTTCGACGCCATCAAGGCGACCACCCCCCGGTACGACGACCCGGCGCACGCCTCCCGGCCCTTCGACGGCACCCGGAACGGCTTCGTGCTCGGCGAGGGCGCGGCCGTCTTCGTCCTGGAGGAGCTGGAGAGCGCCCGCCGGCGCGGCGCGCACATCTACGCGGAGATCGCCGGCTACGCCACCCGCAGCAACGCGTACCACATGACCGGTCTGCGGCCGGACGGCGCCGAGATGGCGGAGGCGATCCGGGTCGCGCTCGGCGAGGCGCGGATGAACCCCACCGAGATCGACTACATCAACGCGCACGGCTCCGGCACCAAACAGAACGACCGGCACGAGACCGCCGCCTTCAAGAAGAGCCTCGGGGACCACGCGTACCGGACCCCCGTCAGCTCCATCAAGTCGATGGTCGGCCACTCCCTCGGCGCCATCGGCTCCATCGAGATCGCCGCCTCGGCCCTCGCCATGGAGCACCACGTGGTGCCGCCCACCGCGAACCTGCACACCCCGGACCCCGAGTGCGACCTCGACTACGTGCCGCTCGTCGCCCGCGAGCAGCTCACGGACGCGGTCCTGACCGTCGGCAGCGGATTCGGCGGCTTCCAGAGCGCCATGGTCCTCGCCCGTCCCGAGAGGAAGACCGCATGA